Below is a genomic region from Acinetobacter tibetensis.
GGTTGAAGAATTCAAGATGCATCTCTACTCAAAAGACAAGATGTTTGAGAATTTAAGCAGCATCCAATTTTATTCCCTACAGACAAACCATGAACTAAGCGCAAATAATCAAGTTTAAAGTGAATACAGCGCAATTTACAATACAGAATACCGACGAATAAAAGACTGCAAAACAAAGTGAAAATAAACTACAAAATAATCCCATATTAAAGAAAAAGCCTGAAATTAATATTTCAGGCTTTTTAAAATTCAGATTGGAAATGATCAGTACCAATTGAGTAACGAAACCCCCAACCCGACATAGGTTGCACGATGATTATAATCAATCAAACTTTCCCCATAACCATCAAACAATTGAACATAGCCACGCAATTTACCACTAATTGGAAATGCCCAATCAAATTGAACTGCTCCGTGTGCATCATCACCACCTTTTAATGAGTGACGTAGCATCAATGAAAAATCATGGTCATTCCAACGATAGAATGCGGTTAAATCACCACGACCAATATAGTTTTTAATATCTGGATTATTATCATCTTTCGCATCTTCTTCAATGCGATACCAAGGACGTAACATCAAGGCAAAGTTATCACGTTCAAAACCTACATTAAACATAATGCGGTTCCAACTACGTGATAGTGGATCTGCTCGACCATTCGATTGATGATTTAGGGTTACACCCAATAAGCGCGCATTTAAACCCAATATTTCGTAATTGGTCCGAAACACCAAACTTGCTTCAGGTTCATAGTTGGTTTCACGAAAAGGACGTGATTCATCACCATTATAAACTTGCCAACGTGATGATTGTGTATAGCCCAACCAAACATCACCATTATCACCAAATAAATTTTCCAACGCTTTGGTTTTTAACGATAATTGAAATTTGGCTTCCATTGAGGTGAGGTTGAGTTCCTCACCAGTTGGCACAGTATTGTTTTCGTTCGGACTAGATGGTCGTTCATTTTTATCAGAAGTCCAAAATCCCGGCATCAGATAAACGGGCTGATGCGCACGAATATTCCATGTTCCAAGTTTACTGGCCGTCGACAATTCCCAACGCTTATCTAGCAAAGAGGTATTCGGGTTAATTGCTGGGCCTTCAGCAGCGAAGATATTACTTACACCATGACTAATTTTTTCTTTCAGCGTTTCTGGTTGGGTCGGTTCAGGTGTCAGTTCATTTGCAGCCTGACGTTCAGAAAGAAGTGCTGGTTTTTCTGCCTCAGGTACTTTAAACAAAGTATCGTAACAGACCAAACGATCAGCATTCGATTCTAATGCCACACAGGCTTCTGGGCTTGCTGGCGCAATCGAAGAATCTTGATTCATAGCATGTACATTCGCCACATACAATGAACTGAGCATGATCATGCTCAGTTGCAAAGTAGTGCGTTCAAATAATTTGAACGCCATAAACACACCTCTTATTTTTTATTGTATTAGTTAACCTGATAGATCTTGAAACCAAGCGCTAACAATTCATCTTTTTTCGCCATTGGCGCCACAACAGCCTTATTGGCTTCTTGATTAAGTAAATATTGTTCCGCTACACGCTTCAAATCATCTAATGTCACTGCCAACAAGCGTTCACGTAATTGCTTGCGGAATGCAGGTGTCCGTGCATGCAACAACGCATAGCAAGCAGTAATCGCTTCGCCCGCTGGTGAGCCGGGTTTATCCATAGAAGCAATGAGACCTAAAATGGCTTCTTCCAACTGATGTGCTTGTTGTTCAGTATTCAACAACCAAGCCACACTGGCTTCAAAATCATTAAATGTTTCTGCTAAGCGTGGGTCACGGTAGCTATAGAAGCGGAAAGAACAAGCATTGCCATCATAACTTGCGCCACCACCATAAGCTCCGCCTTTTTCACGGATTGCACTATGTAAGAAACCATTACGCAAATATGCTGCCAATACCATGAGTGGTGCTGCATCAGCGTGTGCGACATCTACAGCAGGATAGGCTGATGCACAAAATTGTACATTGGCTTGAATCAGCCATGCTTCATCTGCATCGGTATCGACCTGCTCAGCAGTTTTTAAAGTTACAGTGTGTTTAGGAACTTCTAACTTGTCCCACACATTTTGAACCTCTTCCACCAAGCGGTCTGATTGATGTTCTTCGCAGACCAACAAGAACTGTTTCGGTGCTTGTAAAAGTTTTAAATGAATCGCTTTTAATTCATTAATCAAATCATCATAAGCCGCTACATCTTTTTCAATACGACTAACCAAATCACCCAGCCAGTTTAATGCACCTAAACCTGTATTATGATAATCACGTTGTGCTAAAGCACTGTGGTTACGTCCCGCAATTTGCATGGCGTAACTATGCCCTGAACCCGAAAGACGCGATGCCCAACGCGTTTTACGTTGCTGTAATAACTCGACAATTCGATCTTTTTCGTCAAAACGTAGCTGTTCAAAAGCCAATTTTAACAAAGCAATACTGTCAAAATTACTCACCAACGATTTAGTGGTCAAAGTTAACCATGCACTAATCTTCTGTTTATCATCCACTTTAGAACGTAAAGAGGCACCCATACCCAAACCACCACTCACTGCGGTTTGCAGTTGTTGTAGCTCAAGATAATTATACTGACCCGCACCAACTTCACCCATCAAAATAGATAACAAGTTAAAGTATGGCGATTGCACTACATCTTGCGGAATTTCAATCAGCACCTGATTATAGTAAATACCATTGGTACCTGCATGATAAAGGTTTAACGGGTAGTCAATACGATTTGAGATAATCTCGCGTAACTGCCCTTGTACAATTTGTAGTTCCGCAGGTACATCTTCCAAGCCTACTTTAGGCAACAAATTTAAGTCATCAGGTGTATCTTGACGAACTTTCAGCGCTTCAGTTTGTGCTTGAATTTCTGCTTTTTCCGCTTCGGTCAGTTGTGCACCAATTTCGGCTAAACGAGCTTTTTCTGCCACCGCTTCCACCGCTGACTTGTTGGCATCAGGCACCAAGGTCATTTGCACGCGATGCGGGTTATCAAGCAAATGTGTTTTGATAAGATTTGATAGCCACATCGGATCCTTGAGTTCTTCTTTCACTGCAGCAATGGCTGAATCGACATCCCAAACCGTGATTGGATCGCTATGGTGAATGGCGCTGCCCAAACCATTTAAGATGAGGCTTAGACCATACGGCATGCCATCACCATTGATTTCACGTTGGTGTAATTCAATTTGATGTAAAATCGCATCGACCATGTTTTGATCGACAGGTTTCGAAGCCACTTCTTCTAAAACTTTAAACACACCTGCTTTAAACTCTGCCGCATGCTCAGGGTTTGAACCTTGTACGCCACAGTAGAAAGTCATTTCATAGTTAGAGTCATCTACACCCATAATTGGGCCTGTAGACTGCGCATAACCGCAAGTCTCTAAATAATGGCGTAGCGGAGAAGCCGAATCTTCCAACAATACACCTTCTACAAGGCGCATACCTAAACGTAGTTTGATCTCACTGGCTTTAGGCAATAACCATGAAATGATGTGATAAGTTTTGTCTTTTAAATCTTCTGCATCCACCGCATAGGTTTCAGTCACTTCAAGTGGCGCAGTCAGACGTCGTTCTTCTTTAGAAAACAGGGTTTCACCTTTTGAAAACTTCGCCAATGCCAAAGTTTCAAATTGTTCTTGTAAGTTGTAAGCAGGCTCATTACCAAAGGTCATGAAAACTGCATTACTTGGGTGATAATGTGACTTATAGAAATTAACTAACTCAGGGTAAGTTAAATCAGGAATGTCTTTAGGGTCACCACCTGAGTTGTAATGGTAAGTTGTTTCAGGGAATAAGTGATGCGCAAGTTGGTGATATAACTGATCTGAAGGCGAACTCATCGCCCCTTTCATTTCATTGAAAACCACACCTTTATATACAGGCTCACCATTTTCAAGCTCAATGCGAATCCCTTCTTGAGCAAAATCTAATGGATTTAAATTGGCTGCAAATGCTGCATCCAAATACACTTCAAGTAAATTCTGGAAATCTTTTTTATTCTGGGTTGCAAATGGATACGCCGTCCAATCCGCAGCGGTAAACGCATTCATAAAAGTATTTAATGAACGTCGAATCATTAAGAAGAACGGATCACGCACTGGGAATTTTTCAGAACCACACAATGCTGTATGTTCTAAAATATGCGCTTCACCTTTTGAATCCATGGGTTGGGTACGAAAAGCCACCAAGAACACATTTTCATCGTGGTTAGTCGCAAGATGATAATGTACAGCGCCAGTCACTTTATGCTGATACTCGGTCACTAAAATATCTAAGGCTTCAACATGGTGTTGACGAATCAACTGAAACGCGGGATGTACAGTTTGGGAAAGGGTTTCAGTCACATCTACAGTCATGTGCGCTCCTAATAATCTTTTAAATAAAACTGAAATGATTATAGCTTTAGTTTGAGCCATAATTCACGTATAAACCCGAGTATTTTATTCAGGTCTGGAACAATACACAGTAACACACTGTGCATTGTGTTAAATGCAGTAAATTACTGAAAAACTAGATTAAATATTTAAAGTAGTTATAGCTTGGATTATTTTCGACCCAAACATAGTTCTGTTTTTGATAAAAATCTGCGGCTAATCGTGTATCCGTATGTAAACAGAGCGCTGAAAAGTTAGGTTTAGCTTTATTTTCCAAGTATGCCAACAGGTCTTTTCCAACGCCATGTCGTCTATATTTGGGGTGTACATAAAAACGTCTTACTCGACCAATTCGGCTTTTTTGCCCATCTTCTTCACGTTGTTGATTTAATCCACCACACCCAATCAGCTTTTCACCATCATAAGCAACTAAAAAAAATTCACCTTCATCCTGAAATCTATTTTTGCCATTGGCAAATTCTTCAATTAAACGCTGAACAATATTGAATCCTTCTTTATTTGCAAGTTTGAGTAAACTATCAATCTGAGTGGGTAATTGTGTCGCTTCTTTAATGATGAGGTCCATGTTTTATCTATTACCTAACACTGGTTTTTGCCTATTAAACAATAAAACACAATCAATTACGCATAATCTTGAATTTTATTCACAAAACTTCTGCAATCCTGAGCATTGGTGTAAACTTAGCGTTTTATTTTAGATGTGATTGAACGACATGACCTCTGTTGATCTTTTTGCAATTGGTAATGCGCTGATTGACCAAGAATTTAAAGTTTCTGATGAATTTCTTACGCAACACAATCTGCAAAAAGGAACCATGCAACTCACTGATGGCGATCAACAAGCAAATTTATATACTCAACTGCAACAGTCTGAAGTTTATAAAGGTCAGGCTTCTGGCGGTTCTGCTGCCAATACAACCGTGGCATTTAGCGCACTTGGTGGTACAGCATTTTATGGCTGCCGCGTAGGTAATGATGAATTAGGTAAAATTTATTTAGACGGCCTAAACGAAGCAGGCATTCAAACCACCGCTAAATCAGTCAGTGATGGTGTAACGGGCACGTGTATGGTTCTGGTCAGCCCTGACTCAGAACGTACTATGCAAACCTACTTAGGTATTACCGCGGAACTTTCTGCAGAACAAATTGACTTCGAACCTTTAAAAAATGCGCAATGGCTTTATATTGAAGGTTATCTATCTACAAGCACTACTGCACGTG
It encodes:
- a CDS encoding GNAT family N-acetyltransferase → MDLIIKEATQLPTQIDSLLKLANKEGFNIVQRLIEEFANGKNRFQDEGEFFLVAYDGEKLIGCGGLNQQREEDGQKSRIGRVRRFYVHPKYRRHGVGKDLLAYLENKAKPNFSALCLHTDTRLAADFYQKQNYVWVENNPSYNYFKYLI
- a CDS encoding phospholipase A, coding for MAFKLFERTTLQLSMIMLSSLYVANVHAMNQDSSIAPASPEACVALESNADRLVCYDTLFKVPEAEKPALLSERQAANELTPEPTQPETLKEKISHGVSNIFAAEGPAINPNTSLLDKRWELSTASKLGTWNIRAHQPVYLMPGFWTSDKNERPSSPNENNTVPTGEELNLTSMEAKFQLSLKTKALENLFGDNGDVWLGYTQSSRWQVYNGDESRPFRETNYEPEASLVFRTNYEILGLNARLLGVTLNHQSNGRADPLSRSWNRIMFNVGFERDNFALMLRPWYRIEEDAKDDNNPDIKNYIGRGDLTAFYRWNDHDFSLMLRHSLKGGDDAHGAVQFDWAFPISGKLRGYVQLFDGYGESLIDYNHRATYVGLGVSLLNWY
- a CDS encoding adenosine kinase, with protein sequence MTSVDLFAIGNALIDQEFKVSDEFLTQHNLQKGTMQLTDGDQQANLYTQLQQSEVYKGQASGGSAANTTVAFSALGGTAFYGCRVGNDELGKIYLDGLNEAGIQTTAKSVSDGVTGTCMVLVSPDSERTMQTYLGITAELSAEQIDFEPLKNAQWLYIEGYLSTSTTARVAVKQAREIARANQVKIALTLSDPAMVQYAREGLNELLDDGVDLLFCNQQEAMMYTETTTVEDALAKLKLHSKYVVITLSAEGAIISSEQETIRVPGRAVTAVDANGAGDAFAGSFLYALNTGENLQTAAELAILISSEVVSQFGPRLANQDYAQLLTNFQKKECA
- a CDS encoding insulinase family protein gives rise to the protein MTVDVTETLSQTVHPAFQLIRQHHVEALDILVTEYQHKVTGAVHYHLATNHDENVFLVAFRTQPMDSKGEAHILEHTALCGSEKFPVRDPFFLMIRRSLNTFMNAFTAADWTAYPFATQNKKDFQNLLEVYLDAAFAANLNPLDFAQEGIRIELENGEPVYKGVVFNEMKGAMSSPSDQLYHQLAHHLFPETTYHYNSGGDPKDIPDLTYPELVNFYKSHYHPSNAVFMTFGNEPAYNLQEQFETLALAKFSKGETLFSKEERRLTAPLEVTETYAVDAEDLKDKTYHIISWLLPKASEIKLRLGMRLVEGVLLEDSASPLRHYLETCGYAQSTGPIMGVDDSNYEMTFYCGVQGSNPEHAAEFKAGVFKVLEEVASKPVDQNMVDAILHQIELHQREINGDGMPYGLSLILNGLGSAIHHSDPITVWDVDSAIAAVKEELKDPMWLSNLIKTHLLDNPHRVQMTLVPDANKSAVEAVAEKARLAEIGAQLTEAEKAEIQAQTEALKVRQDTPDDLNLLPKVGLEDVPAELQIVQGQLREIISNRIDYPLNLYHAGTNGIYYNQVLIEIPQDVVQSPYFNLLSILMGEVGAGQYNYLELQQLQTAVSGGLGMGASLRSKVDDKQKISAWLTLTTKSLVSNFDSIALLKLAFEQLRFDEKDRIVELLQQRKTRWASRLSGSGHSYAMQIAGRNHSALAQRDYHNTGLGALNWLGDLVSRIEKDVAAYDDLINELKAIHLKLLQAPKQFLLVCEEHQSDRLVEEVQNVWDKLEVPKHTVTLKTAEQVDTDADEAWLIQANVQFCASAYPAVDVAHADAAPLMVLAAYLRNGFLHSAIREKGGAYGGGASYDGNACSFRFYSYRDPRLAETFNDFEASVAWLLNTEQQAHQLEEAILGLIASMDKPGSPAGEAITACYALLHARTPAFRKQLRERLLAVTLDDLKRVAEQYLLNQEANKAVVAPMAKKDELLALGFKIYQVN